The following proteins come from a genomic window of Campylobacter concisus:
- the tkt gene encoding transketolase, with product MLKKQADTIRFLCADMVQNANSGHPGAPMGLADIMVVLSNFLKHNPKNPKWLNRDRLVFSGGHASSLVYSFLYLSGYDLSLDELKNFRQLGSNTPGHPEIHTPGVEVATGPLGQGVANAVGLAMAEKYAANVLNEPDNKIIDHKIYCLCGDGDLEEGISYEACSVAGNLRLDNLVLIYDSNNITIEGDTAIAFSEDVKARFEAQGWEVARIDGHDYDQIEFALEQASEKESPYLIIANTRIARGAMELEGSHHSHGAPLGEEIIKKAKAAAGFDPEKKFAIDEDVLLRFRGAVEKGDLEEAMWNKKVEALSIEGKNLLNSLLNPDFSKIEFPDFSDKKLATRDTNHVILNEIAKKLPGFIGGSADLAPSNKTELKGMGDFPNGKNIHYGIREHAMAAINNGISRYGLFLPFSATFFIFSDYLKPSARIAALMGIKHFFVFTHDSIGVGEDGPTHQPIEQLSTFRAMPNFYTFRPADGNENSASWQVALNLNAPSAFVLSRQGLEPLAKGEFGEVSNGAYLLSSSKDAKITFIASGSEVSLCVKAAEILGEQGIGANIVSAPCFDLLCEQPDEYVAKILDKNTTIIAVEAATGYEWYKFADAVYGMNSFGASGKANELFDYFGFTPQKLANFASELI from the coding sequence ATGCTAAAAAAACAAGCCGATACTATAAGATTTTTGTGCGCTGATATGGTGCAAAACGCTAACAGCGGACACCCAGGTGCTCCTATGGGCCTAGCTGATATCATGGTGGTTTTAAGCAACTTTTTAAAACACAATCCTAAAAATCCAAAATGGCTAAACAGAGATAGGCTAGTTTTTAGCGGCGGTCACGCATCAAGCTTGGTCTATAGCTTCTTGTATCTAAGCGGCTACGATCTAAGCCTTGATGAACTTAAAAATTTCCGCCAACTTGGCTCGAACACTCCAGGACACCCAGAGATTCACACTCCAGGCGTTGAGGTAGCTACTGGCCCACTCGGTCAAGGCGTAGCAAATGCAGTAGGTCTAGCCATGGCAGAAAAATACGCTGCAAACGTGCTAAATGAACCAGACAATAAAATAATCGATCATAAAATTTACTGCCTTTGCGGCGACGGCGACCTAGAAGAGGGCATAAGCTACGAGGCATGTTCGGTAGCCGGAAATTTAAGACTAGACAACCTTGTGCTCATTTACGACTCAAACAACATCACGATAGAGGGCGACACAGCGATCGCATTTAGCGAGGATGTCAAAGCGAGGTTTGAGGCGCAGGGCTGGGAAGTCGCGCGTATCGACGGACACGACTATGACCAGATCGAATTTGCATTAGAGCAAGCAAGCGAGAAAGAGTCGCCATATCTCATCATTGCAAACACACGTATAGCACGTGGTGCAATGGAGCTTGAAGGCAGCCACCACAGCCACGGCGCACCACTTGGCGAAGAGATCATCAAAAAGGCAAAGGCCGCAGCTGGTTTTGATCCTGAGAAGAAATTTGCCATTGATGAAGATGTGCTTTTAAGATTTAGAGGTGCGGTAGAAAAGGGCGATCTAGAAGAGGCGATGTGGAACAAAAAGGTTGAGGCGCTAAGCATTGAAGGCAAAAATTTACTAAACTCACTTCTTAATCCAGACTTTAGTAAGATCGAATTCCCTGACTTTAGCGACAAAAAGCTAGCCACAAGAGATACAAACCATGTCATTTTAAATGAGATAGCGAAAAAACTTCCTGGCTTTATCGGCGGTAGTGCTGATCTTGCTCCTTCAAACAAAACCGAGCTAAAGGGTATGGGCGACTTCCCAAATGGCAAAAATATCCACTACGGCATCAGAGAGCACGCCATGGCAGCTATCAACAACGGTATCTCAAGATACGGCCTTTTCTTGCCATTTTCAGCGACATTTTTCATCTTTAGTGACTATCTAAAGCCAAGTGCAAGGATAGCAGCACTCATGGGCATCAAACACTTTTTTGTTTTCACACACGATAGCATCGGCGTTGGCGAAGATGGTCCGACACATCAGCCTATCGAGCAGCTTAGCACATTTAGAGCGATGCCAAATTTCTACACTTTCCGCCCAGCTGATGGCAACGAAAACTCAGCTAGCTGGCAAGTGGCTCTAAATTTAAACGCTCCAAGCGCCTTTGTGCTTAGCCGTCAAGGGCTTGAGCCACTTGCAAAAGGCGAATTTGGCGAGGTTAGCAACGGCGCATATCTTTTAAGCTCGTCAAAAGATGCGAAGATCACATTTATAGCAAGCGGTAGCGAGGTCTCACTCTGTGTAAAAGCAGCTGAAATTCTTGGCGAACAAGGCATTGGTGCAAACATCGTGTCAGCTCCTTGTTTTGACCTACTTTGCGAGCAGCCAGATGAATACGTGGCTAAAATTTTAGATAAAAATACAACCATCATCGCAGTTGAAGCTGCAACCGGCTATGAGTGGTATAAATTTGCTGACGCAGTTTATGGCATGAATAGCTTTGGCGCTAGTGGCAAGGCGAACGAGCTATTTGATTACTTTGGATTTACTCCGCAAAAACTTGCAAATTTTGCTAGCGAACTTATATAA